Below is a genomic region from Kazachstania africana CBS 2517 chromosome 9, complete genome.
AAGCTGTATTAACGAGATGTCACCATCTTTTAACAGGAAGGGGACTTCGCATCTGACGGAGGGTCATTTGCTGGTACATGAAACTAGAACCTTAGGTGTTGGCGATTTGACTAGATTTAAATTAACGATTGATAAAGGTAAACTGGATACTGATCTTTCTGATGTAAGGGAATTGTTTGTTAAGATAAAAAACAAAGAGAGTGCCTTGCTACGGCCTATTTATTTGACTGGCCCATACGCGTTTTATGTTGACGTGAGACCCCACAATTATAATGAAGAGACTGCAGTGAAAGGTGATGAACCCATTCAGTTTTgtgaagatttgaaaccggatgaaaaattcaaagccaaattgttttttaatgaaaactCAAACATTGAAGGCACTACGCTATATTCATGGACAATCGATATCATTTCGCAATTAGCAGTAATTATTCAACCTTGCTTGAATTATAGCATAAAAATTGGTACGACTAAATATTCCACTAGAAGGAggttcaaaaatgataaagtCTTCAAGAGAGATTATATAGCTTTGAAGGAATGGGATACACTATCATTGTGGAGTCTACCACCCAAGTTTCCCAAAAAACCGGTTCATTTGGTTATTTTAACGCATGgtatcttttcaaatattggTTGTGATATGCTGTATATGAAGGATAAAATAGAAGAGATAGCCAATTCCTTACCTGAGGACATTAATTCTAATGTTGTCGTAAGAGGATGTATGAATAATATGGGCAAGTCTGCGCACGGTGTCCATTATTTGGGGAAAAGAGTTGGTGAATACGTCATAAAGACCATTGACGAACTTAATGAAGATTATAAAGTCGATAAGATATCATTTATTGGTCATTCCCTAGGCGGCCCAACTCAATCAATGGCTGTCCGTTATATTAGTGTTAAGAGACCAGATATTTTCAATCCACAAAACGGTATCAAACCGATTAATTTCATTGCATTAGCTAGTCCATTTATTGGAGTAATCGGTGATTTCCCCATGTATATATCACTCCCATTAGATATGGGTGCTCTGGGACTCACTGGTAGGGATCTAAATTTGAAGTATACTCCACTGACATCTAAGGATGGTTTGTTCAGTGATGCTCCAAAGACTGACAAAAAACATCTTCCAAAATTAATAATGGAAATACTTCCACTATCACCagcaaaatcaatttttgaaagattcgTGAATCGTACACTGTATGCTAACATTGTCCATGATGGGATTGTTCCACTGAGAACTGCTGCATTATTGTACTTGGACTGGAAAAGCTTGGctaaagtgaaaaaaatacaaaagaAGGAGGCATCCTCTCCAGCAGGTGAACTTGGCGGACCAATAGAAACAACTCCTACCTCAGAATCGTCTACTAATATACCTGAACCAGATGAAACTAATGTCAAAACAGGTGAAATTCCACAGGATAGCTTGGATAAGAAAGCAGCCTTACAATGGGCCATGCCCCAATCACTCATACGTAACAGGAACAGTAAGAAGTTTAAAAGGGGCCAGATAAACGGCACCGATTCAGAGtcagaagatgatgacaCTGATGTTGGAGGCtccaagaagaaaaataaaaagaagttTTCAGCACCTGACGAGGCTTCTACCCTTTTATCAGCATTATCTGTACTTACAGCTCCCGTACCCAGCCAAGAATACATCAAAAATCCTGAAACTAGATCTGACTCGGTTGTCCATGACAAATTGTACCATCCAGAAGATCTTCCTCCACCACACTACCAGAGCAGGCCAGGCTATAAGAGGATAATCTATCCAAATGAGACCGTAAATAGAGTGCAAGAGCGCATTGCAAGAGCATGGCAAGAAAGTATGCCATGGAGAAAAGTCCTAGTTAAGATACAGCCTGATGCACATAACAACATTGTGGtgagaagaagatttgtTAATCTTTATGGGAATGTTGCAATATCGCACATGGTCCAGGAGCATTTTGGTAAGGAGGCAACTGAAAGATATACGTCTATAAATACTAAATAATGCATAATCCGTGTTATGGAATCCATTAAACCCAGTAATATAACTGCGACAGACACTGCATTCGAACACTATAATGATTAGAAGCTATATCCGGGTAGCAATGTTGCTATTTTTTGCGTTGCTCGAGAATTCGGACAGAGAGCACTTCTAATTTTACATTCCCGATCTGATCTTGATAGATGTGGCTTGCTTTGGCGTCTTGAACAGAACTTGAAACATCAGAAGTCGTTGATCTGTCCAGGGTTTTGGCAGATACATTTGCATAATTgcttttctattttttgaactttAAATAAACGTTAGAATTTGAGTTATCAGGACACTTCAAACCATtgctttttcattttatttaagTTTTTGCTTTCGCTATTCCATCTATAATTTAGCATTCATACTATTGATTAACTCCTTTCATATTTAATATTCATTATTGTTTGCTTTTGAAACTATGGGActtaagaaatttttgaagatcaAGCCACCAAAAGAGGCTACAGTGGAAGAAAATAGgcaaaatttgatggatCTAGGTATATCTGTCAAAAACccaaataaaaagaaaactacGCGTTTTGATGCCTATGGTAAGTTTGCAAATGACAGACGAACTGACAGGTCGTATGCACCAGAAGGTTATGCACCATCTGAAATAGATTTGAATAAGTCTGAACTGGACAGCGtctcaaattttgatgaggTACCACAGGACCTCAAGCTACAGACGCACAAGCATGATTCCAGTAGGGAAAATAGTAAAGAGCCAACTAGGGTACAGACAACCTACGACCCATTTGCCGTGAATACAGATGTAGAAAGCTTTGCTTCAAATCCTTATACCAGCTTTAAGACaaatatgatgaaaagCAACGACACTAATAAAAACGTATCG
It encodes:
- the KAFR0I00900 gene encoding putative hydrolase (similar to Saccharomyces cerevisiae YDR444W; ancestral locus Anc_5.560) codes for the protein MSPSFNRKGTSHLTEGHLLVHETRTLGVGDLTRFKLTIDKGKLDTDLSDVRELFVKIKNKESALLRPIYLTGPYAFYVDVRPHNYNEETAVKGDEPIQFCEDLKPDEKFKAKLFFNENSNIEGTTLYSWTIDIISQLAVIIQPCLNYSIKIGTTKYSTRRRFKNDKVFKRDYIALKEWDTLSLWSLPPKFPKKPVHLVILTHGIFSNIGCDMLYMKDKIEEIANSLPEDINSNVVVRGCMNNMGKSAHGVHYLGKRVGEYVIKTIDELNEDYKVDKISFIGHSLGGPTQSMAVRYISVKRPDIFNPQNGIKPINFIALASPFIGVIGDFPMYISLPLDMGALGLTGRDLNLKYTPLTSKDGLFSDAPKTDKKHLPKLIMEILPLSPAKSIFERFVNRTLYANIVHDGIVPLRTAALLYLDWKSLAKVKKIQKKEASSPAGELGGPIETTPTSESSTNIPEPDETNVKTGEIPQDSLDKKAALQWAMPQSLIRNRNSKKFKRGQINGTDSESEDDDTDVGGSKKKNKKKFSAPDEASTLLSALSVLTAPVPSQEYIKNPETRSDSVVHDKLYHPEDLPPPHYQSRPGYKRIIYPNETVNRVQERIARAWQESMPWRKVLVKIQPDAHNNIVVRRRFVNLYGNVAISHMVQEHFGKEATERYTSINTK